The Corvus moneduloides isolate bCorMon1 chromosome 28, bCorMon1.pri, whole genome shotgun sequence genome contains a region encoding:
- the NDUFA11 gene encoding NADH dehydrogenase [ubiquinone] 1 alpha subcomplex subunit 11: MAGYWEGPEGEQCPQRTWLATRVGAAAGLVGAAYRIILLRPGSALAALQTAAADSVTMATLGAVFGLSTCLSAQVREEPEDPLNYFIGGCTAGAVLGARAHSYLTGTTACLGFGITAALMKIGNQEGWRLTGPPKL; the protein is encoded by the exons ATGGCGGGGTACTGGGAGGGCCCCGAGGGCGAGCAGTGCCCGCAGCGCACCTGGCTCGCCACGCGCGTGGGCGCGGCCGCGG GCCTGGTCGGGGCGGCGTATCGCATCATCCTGCTGCGGCCCGGCTCGGCTCTGGCCGCGTTGCAGACGGCGGCGGCGGACAGTGTCACGATGG CTACACTAGGAGCTGTGTTTGGCTTAAGTACCTGCCTCAGTGCCCAAGTCCGGGAAGAACCAGAGGATCCTTTGAACTATTTCATAGGCGGttgcacagcaggagctgtctTGGGAGCAAGAG CTCACAGTTACCTCACTGGCACCACGGCATGTCTGGGGTTTGGAATCACTGCGGCTCTCATGAAGATTGGTAACCAGGAGGGCTGGAGGCTGACAGGACCTCCCAAGCTGTAA